Below is a window of Trichosurus vulpecula isolate mTriVul1 chromosome 4, mTriVul1.pri, whole genome shotgun sequence DNA.
CTATTTTATGATGAAGCAGAAATTCCCCATTAGTGTGATTATGCAAGTTCAACCAGAATTCCTTACAATGGCTTTGCTACTACTATCcgacctccctccctccaaatacTCTACACAATAATCTGCTTGGGTTTTCTGATAGCTCTTTAGATCATTCTCTCAAGACTCACGAGACAGATTCAGAAATGACCATAATTCTGCAAAATATAAGTTCTTTAAGGCAAATgctcttgtttttgtctttgtattctgaatttctatcaggaaaaaaatcacagaaaaccCAGATCAGTTCAGATGGCCCAAATATGGAGATATCATTGAGAAAATGATTAAAAGTTAAGTAGAATGGAGAGGCACAGATGGTTTATCATCTGCATCATTGAGGGAAGTCCgaaatcagtgagatcacaggtccattaGAGTACTGATTGTTCTgtcttaattttttaattgacTTGTGATTTAATCAGAAAAGGGATAggactaataaatgtttgtcgatttTAATTACTAATTGGGGAATACTATATGCTATTTAGAGGGTATAAATGCTATCTCTATTCCCCATACACATCAACATCATTATGTCCATACAAGGGCAGGATATGTAAGGAAAGTTCTGCCCTGAAATGTGCCTTGCAATCTCTCACAATCTCTgcgccccctctccctccctctccctacctccctctccctctacctccctctccctccctctccctccccatccctctccctccctctccctccctctccctgaaaTTCACTTAAAAACCACTATGTCTATATCTGATTTCTATTCCTCTCAGAACCCAGGCCAGCTTCCCAATACCTCTTTACATAAATGCTCTCTGCATCCTAGACCCCAAAATGCTGAAGTAAGACCTAGATTACAGGGTATGTACCTGAATGTCTTTTCCCAGGGTATGGGATGTTCTGCATCAACACTTAGCACCACCCACATGGCAAAGAGTGAgttttccaaaaataaaagaatctatGGAAAGGTCATTAAGAGTCATACCTTCACAAACACAATCTGTTCATGAAAAATCAGACTGAACTTTTCCTGAGCCCTAGAGAGAATTAACTGGGTGAACATTCTCCACCTCCTTACTTAAACTCTCTCCTAATAATAACCGatatttacaaactttaaaatttccaaagtgctttcaatATATGTTCTGATAAACCTCACAACTAAACTGTGAAGTAGATactatatgtattattattatctccattttccagatgggaaaattgaggcttaTGGTGGTTAAATGATTTCACCATAGCAATCATTGATGTAAGAGAGAagattgaatccaggtcttcctgacttcaaaatcAGCACCCATTCTGCTACCCTACACTGCCTTATAATATAAAGTACCTCTTTTTCTGGCATTAAATTCCCCTGTTAATTTTCACAGTTGACATCCTAAAAAACTTTCTTTGTGTACACATTGTCATCAGAAAAGTCCCTGAACAAATATGAAAAGTGTCCAGGCAATAGAATGGCACTTAACCAAGGGATATGGCCACATCTTTTCATGACATGATTATGTGTCTGCAGTTGTGAAATGTTAAAATTATATGGTTTTGTGGGGAAACTCTCCCCAGCTGATGACTTTCTCAATAGCTACCTGGACAGCTCTGTTCCTGAGGCTATAAACCATGGGATTCAGCAAGGGGGTAATAATAGTATAAGTAACTGCTATCAACTGGTCTTTAAGTGATGTCACCCTGGATGAGGGTCTTAGGTAGACAAGGGATGCACAGCCATAGTGAACTACAACTACTGTCAGATGGGAGACACAGGTAGAAAAAGCTTTCCGTTTCCCCTCAGCTGATGGAATCTTCAAGATGGTGCTGACAATGAAGCCATAGGAAATGCAGATGAAAATAAATGGGACCATGAGCACAAAGACACTACAGATAAATATGAACAGCTCATTGACATAAGTGACACCACAGGCAAGGTGAATAACGGGTGAAATGTCACAAAAATAGTGGTTGATCTTATTAGATTTACAGAAGGGCAAGCTGAAGACCAAGGTTGTGACTACTGTTGAGATCAGAAAGCCAATCACCCCGCAAATGCTTATTAGGATTTTGCATATCTGCCAGTTCATGAGGATAGGGTAGCGTAAAGGGTGGCAGATTGCAGCATAGCGATCATAACCCATTACAACCAACAATAGGCAGTTGGTAGCTGCAAAGCCAAGGAAGAAGGACATCTGAACAGCACAGCTAGCAAAGGAGATGGTCCTGAGCAAAGACAGAAGATTGGTGAGCATCTTTGGCAGGATAACAAAGGTATAACAGGTCTCAGACACGGAGAGCACACCtaggaagaagtacatgggggtATGGAGGCTATGTTCCAGGATGATGACAGTGACTATGGTGATATTCCCAATCAGGATGACaagatagaggaaaagaaagataacGAAGAGCAAAAGCTGCATTTCTTGGAGGTTGGAAAAGCCCAGCAAGAGAAATTCAGTGACCATGGTTATGTTCTCAGGAAGCTGTCCCAAGGGAATGACctgcagagaggagaaagggagaaagaggctgCTGAGTTTTATAAACTGAGGAAGCTGGAGAACATTTATTCTGAATTATCTAGGAGATTGCTACTACCCTGTGTTTCttcaataaataagtaaaataaatgtgAGGAGGACATTTAGAAGAAGGAGTAATAATAGTGAGTGAGTGGGATATAGAGATATTTAATTGAGAAGTTTAAGGCCCCTAAAGACTGTGCATTTGACTATTCTTACTGACTAGACTTAGACTAGATACTTAAGTTGTTATATTTAAGATTTACTGAAACTTTGGAAGACTTTCCCAAAAGCATAATGAATATTTAAGTTAAATTTTTCACAAGCATTCAAATGAACTTACTTGGTCTTGATGAAGGGACTTTCTTCTAGTTATGGAGGCATTACTCATTGAGGCTTAGAGGCTAGGATGATATACAAGCAGATGATGAGTTGCACTAGAtattgaaaggaaagaaattggaGGAGTAGCTAAGGAAGGCGACTAAGAGCTAATACCCTGCAGGCCAGAACAGTAGATATGGCAGCTGGTAACAGAGAGGAAAACTGAAATACAGTAAGCGGCagctcttctttctctgatttcccaAACCCTAATGATAACTTAAGTTTCAACCCCCATCACAGCCTTTCATATCTTATTTGCttacattttaattactttttactGCTAATAAGTTCCATGACtattattacatataataaattACATGACTATTAACTGTGGTTGGGGTCTCAGCCTATAAATTTGCATCATGATATGGAGAGATGAGAAGCTAGTCTATGGAAAAAGAGATTTCCTCATTCTTATTATGGAATGAAGGGCCAAGATAATCCATGTGAAAGATGCTGGGGGACCTGCTTGACAGAACCTGGAATGTAATAGGCTGGGTCTTCAGAGAGTGGAATCAGAGCAATTATGTAACAGTAGGAATAAAGTCTAAGATTTCCCCATCCTGCCCCCACATCTTTAGTGTCTTTCCCTGACTCAGATATCTTAGGAATTTAAAATGCtgttaaaatgctattaaaaaaatccaGCACTGATAAACTCTTTGTACAATTGAGCTCATGTAGGCTATCTGCTTCTCACATCATTGCTCTCTTCAGTGATATTTCTACCTCCTCCATAATCATATTTGATATTTTAGTGTTATAGTCTAACTATAGTAGCTCCTCCACAtttgataatgaattctgtttttaatctatctatatctacatatgtttacatatatgcacGTACGTATGTATTTATAGATATTGTCatcttatatctttttttttcttatccatatTGCTGCTTTAGCCTTAAATGCATTCAGGATTATTTTTCTTGGGTCTCTTGCCAAGTTTTCTTCAAACAGGTTTTATCctccatttcttctattttatagGACAATGCTGTTCATAATTTTCCATTATCCTTCTGAATTAGACCAGTTGATATTCTAAGGCAGTGATGTCCTCAGCTGCCATATCATGACAAAGAAGGCATTGGTTCCCTAATGTCATTTTCCAGTTTCTTTGTTCTACTCATAGCAATTGTGGTACTATGATTAAGCTTCAACATGaagttattttaataaatttcctTTCCGCTATCTCTATCACTTTGTTTATTATCAATAACTTGCTTAACAACTCAGACTGGAATTCTGGACAATGATTTGCCCAAacagctataaaactgttcacaccctttgagccagcaatacctccactaggtctgtatcccaaggaaataaaattaaaagtaaaaggacctacatgttcaaaatatttatagcagctcttttcgtggtggcaaagaattggaaactgagaggaaacccatcaattgggggatggttgaacaaattatagcatacgattgtgacagaatactattgtgctatgagaaatgataaagaTAATGGTTTTGGAAAAAAACCAGGAAGACTTCTATTAATTGATGTAAAATGAAGCaagcaatattataaaaattataaaaataatttatcgtGCAAGACTTAGTAAccctaatcaatacaatgatctaccaGAACTtcaaggactcatgatgtaaaatgctattgACCTTCAGATAAAGAGCTAATGAACTCAGAGCACATGTTGAAGcaaatttcccttttctttcatttgctttttttttccaaggataTGACAAACAAGTGGAAATATGcatttacatgacttcatatgtataaaagattttacatttcttgacttctcaaaaAGTGGGGAATGGGctggaaaattaaaaagaatctgaaactaaaaattaaaaatgaaattttaaaaggtattttagTTTCATATATTTTCGAATGTTATTTTCCTCTGGATTTGTATTGATTATGTTCTTTATACAAAACAGTCAGTGGCAGACTGTGTACTGATAGACGATTTAGAAATGACTCATATCACTAATAAGTCATTTCCTATAGGTTAAAGtataatcaatttcattatttctgaTATTATTTTGGTGCCCACCATGTCTCCCTCTTTTTTGTGTATTTATGATGTAATACCATGAGACATCTGTGTAATATGTCAAATACTTggtctctctcattccttcttcctggATAATATTCCTTCACATATTTTATACTGTATTCCCATATTCCTGCTTTTGCAATGAAATCAATGATGATCAAAGCATatgttaattaaatttaaaatttttaccaatcttttcaaagtattttctacCTCTTCATCATCTGCTACAGATATTAGTGTACaaaaaagaagatttttaaaaaatgagaaaggcaCACAAATTAAATACCTGCCATGTGATCTATTCAATCTAGTTCATGGTGATTAAGAACATAGataatggaagaaaaatagaCTAGAATGACATAGTTATTCATTGAAGTATGttaaatgatataaataaattattttaacaagGAAAGCATATTTGACTAGAATGGGCCTTTATGAGCAAACAATTGATTTGCTTAAGAAAGGAATTATGAAAACTGGGGTTATCATCTCAAAAATAATTGTAACTGTAATTTCAATAGCCACTCCTAAAGACATTATAGAAACTGATATTGTATCTTTAAGAAGCAATTCAGTCTTAGGGAGTTGCAATTTTACTTGTCATTCTGGAGAGATGCTTAACTCTAATGTCTGAAAAGAATACCAAGTAAGGtaataataaaatactaataaCTCCCTTCTTGGAAATATGACTTTAATTATTAATCTTGCAAAGAAACATAATGAAGAGTATTCTTGAAAGACTTTGACTGCTATCACGAGGGAGCTAAATGATGGCAGTGTGTTTCCAGAACTGAAAAGTTAGAAGTTTCAGTAATGGTTAGAAGTGACTTGGGTCAtgatcttcttcaaaaatgagattgtaaataAGTACTTATgtctctgttttattgttttttgtacAATTAATAAACTGTATAGTCAAAAACCTTGATATTGCTATAAGTCTAAAAGATTAGAGGACTTGAGAAAGAGATGAAGTAAAGATTACAGGAAAAGAGGATTTTCTAGTATATACAATTTAATTGACTGGGGAGGAGCTCAGAGTTAATTAACTAGTAAGAGAAGTGCTACAGTTTTaagcataatgaaaaaaaatacatcagaaCCTAACTCTTGATATTCTTTAATCCAAGAAATAACTcgttatgaccaagtgggatttatacgaGGAATGTAAGAATGAATCAACATTACAAAAATGAACAGTACAATGAATCatttcaaaacaaaaaccaagatgGTAAAGGCAGTgacttacctgagctctcccccaaaattctccaaatacctttacataatgactttaaaaaattcttgaccttcagaacccacaaaaggtgGAGTAAAACAATATTCCAGCCCAAGACATCTTGGTCAGCAGGAAAGTTCAGTTGTAGCTGCATGAaagtagagcacagtccagtTCAGACTGTGCCAGCATGGCGCCAGCTGTAGCAAACCAGTAGTAGGCCATGGgaaccactgaatcagcagcagctgttgcttccagagctctcagcccacatacagtaagggggtcaaacaactggttagaaggagattacaggggtgcCTTTCCTGGAACTGGGGGCAGTATTCTGTTGTTTTACCCATCCTCAGATCCAGGTCTCAGTCCCAGGTTGCAGGcacagggtgaggaggagcactagcacaccagagtttgTAGCCACAATGGAGCCGGGATCTTCTTCACAGTTCCagtgcagaaaagagtgcttgtgagcactcacagatcagagcacagaccaagagagtagtaaacagCAATCCTTAGATTATACcacattggaagaactgaaaacttacaggtccctagaagcatctctgaaaatagctgtccaaaacccctaaagcttgggagtgcaccctccaccctcaaagcagagcccaactttaacaaagAGTCAAAAGTCAAtttatagactgggaaaatgagcaaaaaaacaggaaaaaaaaatctgagcatAGAAAtatactatggtgacaaggaagatcaaaacacacactaagaagataacaaagtcaaagctcttacatccaaagcctccaagaaacatatgaattggtctcaggccatgaaatagctcaaaaaggattttgaactcaagtaagagaggtagag
It encodes the following:
- the LOC118846885 gene encoding olfactory receptor 10R2-like is translated as MKSLKSLSSDELPQFIKLSSLFLPFSSLQVIPLGQLPENITMVTEFLLLGFSNLQEMQLLLFVIFLFLYLVILIGNITIVTVIILEHSLHTPMYFFLGVLSVSETCYTFVILPKMLTNLLSLLRTISFASCAVQMSFFLGFAATNCLLLVVMGYDRYAAICHPLRYPILMNWQICKILISICGVIGFLISTVVTTLVFSLPFCKSNKINHYFCDISPVIHLACGVTYVNELFIFICSVFVLMVPFIFICISYGFIVSTILKIPSAEGKRKAFSTCVSHLTVVVVHYGCASLVYLRPSSRVTSLKDQLIAVTYTIITPLLNPMVYSLRNRAVQVAIEKVISWGEFPHKTI